Proteins from a genomic interval of Oleidesulfovibrio alaskensis DSM 16109:
- a CDS encoding N-acetylneuraminate synthase family protein → MSYFISDKNPVFVIAEIGGNHEGDFAYARKLVSLAIESGADAVKLQVYAGDALVSRVESPDRNRHFKKFELSRGQYEALIDMCRHAGVQFMASAWDRERLGWIEPHVRIHKAGSGDLTACPMLRALVSTGKPLVLSTGLSTMPEVEAAVRYIGSLDSSYITQGKLALLQCSSAYPCPDGDANLNVMHSLRQAFGLPVGYSDHTTDSEAAYAAAVMGAQILELHFTDTREGKSFRDHLVSITRDELRDLLKRIRRARTLQGSWVKQPTDTEKAQGHVTSFRRSVYAAQDIAAGQLFTEDNLTVLRPAHGVCATRYEDFLGRRAPRSMGAHEVLTAADLQAVLEQE, encoded by the coding sequence GTGAGTTATTTCATATCTGATAAAAACCCCGTGTTTGTGATAGCCGAAATCGGCGGCAACCACGAAGGCGATTTCGCTTACGCCAGAAAGCTTGTCTCGCTGGCCATTGAATCCGGCGCTGATGCCGTGAAGCTGCAGGTGTACGCCGGTGATGCTCTGGTCAGCCGCGTTGAAAGTCCTGACCGCAACCGGCATTTTAAAAAATTTGAATTGAGCCGCGGGCAGTACGAGGCGCTTATCGACATGTGCCGCCATGCGGGGGTGCAGTTCATGGCCTCGGCATGGGACAGGGAACGGCTGGGCTGGATAGAACCGCATGTGCGTATTCACAAGGCTGGTTCCGGCGACCTCACCGCCTGCCCCATGCTGCGGGCACTGGTGTCCACGGGTAAGCCGCTGGTTCTGTCCACGGGGCTGTCCACCATGCCGGAAGTGGAAGCCGCGGTGCGGTATATCGGCAGTCTGGATTCCTCCTATATCACGCAGGGCAAACTGGCGTTGCTGCAGTGTTCCTCGGCATACCCCTGTCCGGACGGCGACGCCAACCTGAATGTCATGCATTCGCTGCGTCAGGCATTCGGCCTGCCGGTGGGCTATTCCGACCACACCACGGACAGCGAGGCGGCCTATGCCGCTGCTGTCATGGGTGCGCAGATACTCGAGCTGCATTTTACGGATACGCGGGAAGGAAAAAGTTTCCGCGACCATCTTGTTTCAATCACGCGGGACGAACTGCGCGACCTGCTGAAACGCATCCGCAGGGCGCGCACGCTGCAGGGCAGCTGGGTCAAGCAGCCCACGGACACAGAAAAGGCGCAGGGACATGTGACATCGTTCCGGCGTTCTGTGTACGCGGCGCAGGATATAGCCGCCGGACAGCTGTTTACTGAAGACAACCTGACAGTGCTGCGGCCCGCGCACGGCGTGTGCGCCACCCGCTACGAGGATTTTCTGGGGCGCAGGGCGCCGCGCAGCATGGGAGCGCACGAGGTGCTTACGGCTGCCGACCTGCAGGCCGTGCTGGAACAGGAGTGA
- a CDS encoding ABC transporter ATP-binding protein, giving the protein MLHSTLDVLRSILHLLPAGLRRRFWIIAAGMGLVSVVEMLFIACVALFASASTAPESILGSERLAPLRHAAGAAFPASATELLIILSCVMLLLVLAKNAGAWMLTQASSTFCARVDATVGEMLLQRFLRRQYLWHLGRHSADLVTLLTWRREVGSALTFQAMQGMNELLVAAVSVLTLIAWAPLASAIIMAVLTLAAVIVLRVVRPGIDRHAQRWTRFDMAANKAATTALHGIKDIKASGRGQAFFDAYRRNVRTAADADAVTRVLGTSPQWLLETAGIFALCGVTLYLTLGAGADAAEITGTLALLGVAAWRALPAVNRLLIRVANIRRALPQTLRIIDVLQSPFAADQQGNDELPPLRGAITFSNVSFCYGENGRPALDNISPVFRAGTMTGIVGASGAGKSTIADMLTGLLPVQQGSITMDDTPLTPRTMACWRSRVGYVGQKPYIIDGTLAENIAFVPQGGSFDRQRVLECCRMAGMDFVRHLPQQEDTPIGERGARLSGGQAQRVALARALYGRPQVLVLDEATSALDKGSEDIIRHTIRSLAHNYTVIVIAHRLSTIEDCDSLIWLDNGTVRMQGPAAQVLPQYRQFLALAAQRAQN; this is encoded by the coding sequence ATGCTGCATTCCACTCTGGACGTTCTGCGCAGTATCCTGCACCTTCTCCCGGCTGGTCTCCGCCGCCGGTTCTGGATCATTGCCGCCGGCATGGGGCTGGTCTCCGTTGTCGAAATGCTGTTCATTGCCTGTGTCGCCCTTTTCGCATCGGCATCCACCGCTCCGGAAAGCATACTCGGTTCGGAACGTCTGGCACCGCTGCGACATGCCGCAGGGGCTGCCTTTCCCGCTTCCGCCACGGAACTGCTCATCATCCTCAGCTGCGTCATGCTGCTGCTTGTGCTGGCAAAAAACGCCGGCGCATGGATGCTCACACAGGCCAGCAGCACCTTCTGCGCCCGGGTGGACGCCACCGTGGGCGAAATGCTGCTGCAGCGCTTTCTGCGCAGACAGTACCTGTGGCATCTGGGCAGACACTCCGCCGATCTTGTGACGCTGCTCACCTGGCGGCGCGAGGTGGGTTCCGCCCTGACATTTCAGGCCATGCAGGGCATGAACGAACTGCTGGTGGCCGCCGTTTCCGTGCTGACACTCATCGCATGGGCGCCGCTGGCCAGCGCCATCATCATGGCGGTGCTTACGCTGGCCGCAGTCATCGTACTGCGGGTGGTCCGCCCCGGCATAGACCGCCATGCCCAGCGCTGGACACGCTTTGACATGGCCGCCAACAAAGCTGCCACCACCGCCCTGCACGGCATAAAAGACATCAAGGCTTCCGGCAGGGGACAGGCGTTCTTTGATGCCTACCGCCGCAACGTGCGTACCGCCGCCGATGCCGATGCCGTCACCCGCGTGCTGGGCACATCACCCCAGTGGCTGCTTGAAACGGCAGGTATTTTTGCTCTGTGCGGCGTCACGCTGTATCTCACACTGGGCGCCGGCGCGGACGCCGCGGAAATAACCGGCACACTGGCGCTGCTGGGCGTGGCCGCGTGGCGCGCACTGCCGGCGGTCAACAGGCTGCTCATCCGCGTGGCCAACATCCGGCGGGCATTGCCTCAGACCCTGCGCATCATCGACGTGCTGCAGTCCCCTTTTGCCGCAGACCAGCAGGGCAACGACGAGCTGCCGCCCCTGCGCGGCGCCATCACCTTCAGCAACGTGAGTTTTTGCTACGGCGAAAACGGCAGGCCTGCGCTGGACAATATCTCGCCGGTCTTCCGCGCAGGCACCATGACCGGCATCGTGGGCGCCTCCGGTGCGGGCAAATCCACCATTGCGGACATGCTTACCGGCCTGCTGCCCGTGCAGCAGGGCAGCATAACCATGGACGACACTCCGCTGACACCGCGCACCATGGCCTGCTGGCGTTCCCGCGTGGGCTATGTGGGGCAGAAACCCTACATCATAGACGGAACCCTTGCGGAAAACATCGCCTTTGTCCCTCAGGGGGGTTCCTTCGACCGCCAGAGAGTGCTTGAATGCTGCCGCATGGCGGGCATGGATTTTGTCCGGCATCTGCCGCAGCAGGAAGACACCCCCATAGGTGAACGCGGCGCGCGGCTTTCCGGCGGGCAGGCCCAGCGAGTGGCGCTGGCAAGGGCACTGTACGGCCGCCCGCAGGTGCTGGTGCTGGACGAAGCCACCAGCGCGCTCGACAAAGGCAGCGAAGACATCATCCGTCACACCATACGTTCGCTGGCGCACAACTATACGGTTATCGTCATCGCACACCGGCTTTCCACCATAGAGGACTGCGATTCGCTTATCTGGCTGGATAACGGCACCGTACGCATGCAGGGCCCCGCAGCACAGGTGCTGCCGCAGTACAGACAATTTCTCGCCCTTGCGGCACAGCGCGCACAAAACTGA
- a CDS encoding GntR family transcriptional regulator yields MLSSLFTSKTRVKLLIKLFLNPDVSSYLRELASEFELSPNALKEELDGLSQAGYLNKEKKGRYIFYNANRSHPFFPEISSIVRKHMGIDGLVEIIVNHLGTVLEVYILDDYANGVDSGLIDVLIVGDVDPEKVHTLCVNAEKHLKRRVRTLILTETQFEDSRDVIMKRPHWKIF; encoded by the coding sequence ATGCTCAGTTCGCTTTTCACATCGAAAACCCGGGTCAAACTGCTCATAAAGCTTTTTCTCAATCCGGACGTCTCGTCCTACCTGCGTGAGCTGGCTTCGGAATTCGAACTCTCGCCCAACGCGCTCAAGGAGGAACTCGACGGCCTTTCGCAGGCCGGCTACCTCAACAAGGAAAAAAAAGGGCGCTACATCTTTTACAATGCCAACCGCAGTCATCCGTTTTTCCCTGAAATAAGCTCCATTGTGCGCAAGCACATGGGCATTGACGGGCTGGTGGAAATCATCGTCAACCATCTGGGCACCGTACTGGAAGTCTATATACTGGACGACTACGCCAACGGCGTGGACAGCGGGCTTATCGACGTGCTCATCGTGGGCGACGTGGACCCCGAAAAAGTACATACCCTGTGCGTGAATGCCGAAAAACACCTGAAACGCAGGGTGCGCACACTCATATTGACCGAAACCCAGTTCGAGGACAGCCGCGACGTGATAATGAAGCGGCCCCACTGGAAAATTTTCTGA
- a CDS encoding HpcH/HpaI aldolase family protein yields the protein MHTAQSIRETMQRGLPSVGTWLQLPSADVAEILGAAGYQWVAADLEHGAFSRSQLPDVFRAVSLGGTAPFARVAHCDMTGIKAALDSGAQGLIFPMIETRAQLDEAISWALYPPAGTRGVGFCRGNLYGRNFDHGMAQAAETVFVAQIEHIRAVENIDDILSHPRLDAIMVGPYDLSGSMDCTGDFAHPQFTAALARIESAAKARQIPMGLHIVSPDPAELARRTAQGYRFIAYGLDAVFLWNAAQNPAAAPR from the coding sequence ATGCATACAGCACAGTCCATACGCGAAACCATGCAACGCGGCCTGCCCTCTGTGGGCACATGGCTGCAGCTGCCCTCTGCCGACGTGGCCGAAATACTGGGCGCGGCAGGCTACCAGTGGGTGGCCGCCGACCTGGAGCACGGCGCCTTCAGCCGGTCACAGCTCCCCGATGTGTTCCGTGCGGTGTCGCTGGGCGGAACGGCCCCCTTTGCCCGCGTGGCCCACTGCGACATGACCGGCATCAAGGCCGCGCTGGATTCCGGCGCACAGGGCCTCATTTTTCCCATGATAGAAACACGCGCCCAGCTGGACGAAGCCATAAGCTGGGCACTCTACCCGCCTGCCGGAACACGCGGGGTGGGATTCTGCCGGGGCAACCTGTACGGCAGAAACTTCGACCACGGCATGGCACAGGCTGCCGAAACCGTTTTTGTGGCGCAGATAGAACACATCCGCGCCGTGGAAAACATTGACGATATTCTGAGCCATCCGCGGCTGGACGCCATCATGGTGGGTCCCTACGACCTGTCCGGATCCATGGACTGCACTGGCGATTTCGCCCATCCGCAATTCACGGCCGCACTGGCCCGCATCGAGTCCGCCGCCAAAGCCCGTCAGATTCCCATGGGGCTGCATATCGTCTCGCCCGATCCGGCAGAGCTGGCCCGCCGCACGGCGCAAGGGTACCGCTTCATCGCTTACGGGCTTGATGCCGTCTTTCTGTGGAATGCCGCACAGAACCCTGCCGCGGCACCCCGCTGA
- a CDS encoding NAD-dependent epimerase/dehydratase family protein, translating into MKITVFGGAGFLGSHVCDKLSEAGHEVTIFDIVASPWLRGDQTMITGDILDENAVQRAVDGAQAVYNFAGIADIGEAGERPVDTVKYNILGNTIVLDACRRAGVRRFVFASSVYVYSQAGSFYRCSKQASELYIETYQQLHGLDYTILRYGSLYGPRADKRNAIYRFVREALETGHITYYGRPTALREYIHVEDAARSSVEILNPEYANLHIVLTGHQPMQVGNLLKMIAEMLGRPVSFSFNDNPASGHYEITPYNFSPRVGRKMTPVLHTDLGQGVLHTIEELHRELHPEMDEVQGVLVHDPGSGS; encoded by the coding sequence ATGAAAATCACAGTATTCGGCGGTGCCGGTTTTCTCGGTTCGCATGTTTGCGACAAGCTGTCGGAAGCAGGCCACGAGGTCACCATATTCGACATTGTCGCATCCCCGTGGCTGCGCGGCGACCAGACCATGATCACAGGCGACATTCTGGACGAAAACGCCGTGCAGCGGGCAGTGGACGGGGCACAGGCCGTCTACAACTTTGCCGGTATAGCCGACATAGGCGAAGCCGGAGAACGCCCCGTGGACACGGTGAAGTACAACATACTGGGCAACACCATTGTGCTGGACGCCTGCCGCAGGGCAGGAGTCCGTCGTTTTGTCTTTGCCAGCTCGGTGTATGTGTACAGTCAGGCGGGCAGCTTTTACCGCTGCAGCAAACAAGCCAGCGAACTGTACATCGAAACCTACCAGCAGCTGCACGGGCTTGATTACACCATACTGCGCTACGGCTCGCTGTACGGTCCCCGCGCCGACAAGCGCAACGCCATATACCGTTTTGTGCGCGAAGCTCTGGAAACAGGACACATCACCTACTACGGCCGTCCCACGGCGCTGCGCGAATACATCCATGTGGAAGATGCGGCGCGCTCCAGCGTGGAGATACTCAACCCCGAATATGCCAACCTGCACATCGTGCTGACCGGACACCAGCCCATGCAGGTGGGAAATCTGCTTAAAATGATTGCCGAAATGCTGGGCAGACCTGTCAGTTTTTCATTCAACGACAATCCCGCCAGCGGGCACTACGAAATTACACCGTACAACTTCAGTCCCCGCGTGGGCAGAAAAATGACCCCTGTGCTGCATACCGACCTGGGACAGGGCGTGCTGCATACCATTGAAGAACTGCACAGGGAGCTGCACCCCGAAATGGATGAGGTGCAGGGCGTGCTGGTGCACGACCCCGGAAGCGGCAGCTGA
- the kdsB gene encoding 3-deoxy-manno-octulosonate cytidylyltransferase — protein sequence MNIIAIIPARMGSSRFPGKPLADIHGVPMVGHVALRTAMAPAVSETWIATCDEEIMEYARKAGIKAVMTADTHERCTDRTAEAMLKIEEMTGKSVDIVVMVQGDEPMVTPDMIDAAIAPMLEDASVNVTNLMADMETEAEFEDPNEVKVVTDLHGDALYFSREPVPSRKKGVLNVPMRKQVCVIPFRRDYLLRFNSLPETPLERIESVDMMRILEHGEKVRMVPFSGRTLSVDTPQDLERARAMMQQDTLRRDYTGA from the coding sequence ATGAACATTATCGCCATAATACCCGCCCGCATGGGTTCCAGCCGGTTTCCCGGCAAACCGCTGGCCGACATCCACGGCGTGCCCATGGTGGGCCACGTGGCACTGCGCACCGCCATGGCTCCCGCTGTCAGCGAAACATGGATAGCCACCTGCGACGAAGAAATCATGGAATATGCCCGCAAGGCCGGCATCAAGGCGGTCATGACGGCAGACACCCATGAACGCTGCACGGACCGCACTGCGGAAGCCATGCTTAAAATTGAAGAAATGACCGGTAAAAGCGTGGATATCGTCGTCATGGTGCAGGGAGATGAGCCCATGGTCACTCCGGACATGATAGACGCCGCTATAGCCCCCATGCTGGAAGACGCCTCGGTGAACGTGACCAACCTGATGGCCGACATGGAAACAGAAGCGGAATTTGAAGACCCCAATGAAGTCAAGGTGGTGACAGACCTGCACGGTGATGCGCTGTACTTTTCGCGCGAGCCTGTGCCCTCGCGCAAAAAGGGCGTGCTCAACGTGCCCATGCGCAAACAGGTCTGCGTCATCCCGTTCCGCCGCGATTATCTGCTGCGCTTCAACAGCCTGCCTGAAACCCCGCTGGAACGCATCGAGTCGGTGGACATGATGCGCATTCTCGAACACGGAGAAAAAGTACGCATGGTGCCGTTCTCCGGCAGAACCCTGAGCGTGGACACCCCGCAGGATCTGGAAAGGGCCCGCGCCATGATGCAGCAGGATACCCTGCGCAGAGACTACACCGGAGCCTGA